The genomic window CATGGCGCTCGATTCGGGCGTGGGCACCTGCGGCAAGGAAGGCCAGAGCGTGCCCGTAGGTGTCGGCCAGCCCACCCTGCGCATCGATGGTTTGACCGTAGGCGGAACCGCCTGAGAGCTTGCTAAGCTCCGCTCCTTATTTTTCAAAAAGAGGAGCATTCGATGAGGATCAGGATCAATTCGTCCGCGGCCCTGTGGGCTGCAACTGCCGCAGTGGCGCTCGCGACCGCAGGTTGCGCCTCGCGCGGCGGTGCGGGCGACAGCAGCCAGCCCGCGGCCTCGGCAGCCGCTGCCAGTGCACCCGCCGCTCCCGCGCGCGGCGGCGCAAAGGCCGGCATGGACGCCAAGGGCAACGTCATTGATTCGTCCAAGGTCGAAGCCGGCAGCGGCCGTACCGTCAAGGGCCTGAATGGCTACGAAGGCGAAATCACGGGCGTTCCCGCGCGCAACAGCAAGTTCTCGCGCCTGCAGATCGGCATGAGCGCCAAGCAGGTGACCGACCTGGCCGGCCAACCGACAGACCAGGGCGCCTACGTCACGGGCAAGGCCTTCATTCCGTTCTACTTCGGCAGCGACCGCCACCGTTACGAGATGACCTACAAGGGCCAGGGGCGCCTGGTTTTTGCGGGTGGCGGCATGGGCGACTACTCGGGCGGCAACCTGATCTGGATCATCCACAACCCCAACGAATCGGGCTACCGCTAAGCCGTTCGGAGCCGGGCTTTTGCCCGGCTTCTTGTTTTCCGTGCTACATTTCGCCCACATGTCCGCCCTCCGCGCTTATTTCTTTGCCTACTTTTGGTTCCCGGTTTCCGGCGGACGAGAGGCGAGCGCGTAAAGCAAACGAACACCCTCCCAGAACCGCCGGTGGCCCAGAGCCCCCGGCGGTTTTTTTATGCCCTGACGATTTCACTCCAACAAGGAAAAGCACCATGAGCACGAACACTGCCCCCGCCAGCGACAGCTGGTATGCGAGCGTCGAAAAAACCAGCAAGACCGACGACGAACGCATCAAGGACATCAACGTGCTGCCCCCTCCCGAACATCTGATCCGCTTCTTCCCGATTCGCGGCACGCCGGTCGAAACGCTGATCGAGGGCACCCGCCGCAACATCCACAACATCATGGCCGGCAAAGACGACCGGCTGCTGGTGATCATGGGGCCGTGTTCCATTCACGACCCGGCCGCCGCGCTCGACTACGCCCGCCGCCTGAAGGTGGAGCGCGAAAAGTACGCCGGCACGCTGGAGATCGTGATGCGCGTGTACTTCGAGAAGCCGCGCACCACGGTGGGCTGGAAGGGCCTCATCAACGATCCGTACCTGGACGAAAGCTACCGCATCGACGAGGGCTTGCGCATTGCGCGCCAGCTGCTCATCGACATCAACCGGCTCGGCCTGCCCGCAGGCAGCGAGTTCCTCGACGTGATCTCGCCGCAATACATCGGCGACTTGATCGCCTGGGGCGCCATCGGTGCGCGCACCACCGAAAGCCAGGTGCACCGCGAACTGGCCTCGGGGCTTTCCGCGCCGATCGGCTTCAAGAACGGCACGGACGGCAACATCCGCATCGCCACCGATGCCATCCAGGCGGCGGCGCGCGGCCATCACTTTCTGTCGGTGCACAAGAACGGCCAGGTGGCCATCGTGCAGACCAACGGCAACCGCGACTGCCACGTGATCCTTCGCGGCGGCAAGGCGCCCAACTACGATGCAGCGAGCGTCGAGGCCGCCTGCAAGGACCTCGAAGCCGCCAAGCTGCCGCCCACGCTGATGGTCGACTGCAGCCATGCCAACAGTTCCAAGCAGCACCAGAAGCAGATCGACGTGGCGAAGGACATTGCCAATCAGATCGCGGGCGGATCGAACCGCGTGTTCGGCGTGATGGTCGAGAGCCACCTGCAAGCGGGTGCCCAGAAGTTCACGCCGGGCAAGGACCAGATCGCGGGCCTCGAATACGGC from Variovorax paradoxus includes these protein-coding regions:
- a CDS encoding 3-deoxy-7-phosphoheptulonate synthase, with the translated sequence MSTNTAPASDSWYASVEKTSKTDDERIKDINVLPPPEHLIRFFPIRGTPVETLIEGTRRNIHNIMAGKDDRLLVIMGPCSIHDPAAALDYARRLKVEREKYAGTLEIVMRVYFEKPRTTVGWKGLINDPYLDESYRIDEGLRIARQLLIDINRLGLPAGSEFLDVISPQYIGDLIAWGAIGARTTESQVHRELASGLSAPIGFKNGTDGNIRIATDAIQAAARGHHFLSVHKNGQVAIVQTNGNRDCHVILRGGKAPNYDAASVEAACKDLEAAKLPPTLMVDCSHANSSKQHQKQIDVAKDIANQIAGGSNRVFGVMVESHLQAGAQKFTPGKDQIAGLEYGKSITDACLGWDDSVQVLDVLSQAVKQRRG